The DNA region GCTTCAACTTATTTGTGGACAGTAACTACAGAAGTAATGGTTAACAGATATGTAAAATATTCAGACTGCATTTCACCTGTTTAATTTgtgttaataatatattatatcgATCATGAGACAGTTCGTTTCACTGATTATTTTTACTGCTGATGTGTAATGTTAAATGTTGTTTGAGGACTCTTTAAGTGTCAGAGAGTTCAATGAAAACCAATAAAATTGCTTTCAGAAGGCATGCCGATAGCAGTGTTTTTTTGTTGAAATATATACTCAGTATATAAATCATCACCTTGtaattaaaaggttctatctgcgttgtGAATGATttagagatattgagctttaaagattttacatttcatagcaaacagtatgtagcctatgtagcatttttttttatatataaaaagtcttaaactgtTAACATCCGAAACAAAAAACatctcataatgtaaataagttgtcatttaataagaatatatgaataactcaattttgacagaaatgtcagatagaaccttagcaTCAACATGAGCATCGACTAGCAATTAAAATGTATACtagcaattaaaatataaaataatggataactaaaaaatattttagtcatccattcatttataaatacataaattaattagaCAGGGAATTACTTCGATACAATTTTCTTCGTCACGTAGCCAAAGGAACCTGATGAGCCTGTAATTATGCCCTGTGTCCACCGGATGTcaataaaagatatatatatatatatatatatatatatatatatatatatatatatatatatatatatatatatatatatatatatatatatatatatatatataaagaagatACACAATGACccaaattaacatatttaaatgcgACTTCACAATATATTCTACTAAactttttctcaaaaaaataaataaatacataaataaaaataaataaaataaataaataaaattaaaaaaattatgatttgcCTGCAAAACTACAGATAAAGAACTAAAATCTGCAACATCATCACACATAGGGTACATTTATGCAATACATTCTATATTCTGCAATATATTCTTTTCTTTGCGGATAAATGAAAGTCTAAAAACATTAATCTGTACTAAAATCCAGTACTTTAGTTTgccattttttttgctttggttgCCAAATGTTCATAGACTATGTTTCATGCTTGCAATATCCAATTTACAATATCCTTTCACATGGCATTGCCAttttcacaaatatatatatatatatatatatatatatatatatatatatatatatatatatatatatatatatatatatatatatatatttttttttttttttttttttttttttttgtatttgcatagaaaataaaaaatctaaaacaaaattttaaaattgGCAATTTCAAGCCCACATATTGTCATTGTTTAAGTATTTATGGCCAAAGACTCTAAACATgatataaacatatctagatgtaTTTTGTTTGAATTCACCTATGCACAGTTATTCAACTTacaaaggaaaaaaacaaacgtttttgtgtgtgtttgaaaaacaTCTAACTGCTTATAAGGTGGcatggaggctcagtggttagcactgttgctgcaCAGCAAGGTGGTCGCTGGCTTCCTAGCGGGACCCAGCTGGGTCACTTGACGTTTctacgtggagtttgcatgttctctctatgttcatgtgggtttcctccgggtgctccagtttctcccacagtacaGGTAGGGGAAACTGAATTGAAGAAGCCACAgtctaaattagccatagtgtatgtgtgtgaatgtgagtgtataggAGTTTACttggttgtgactggaaggacatctgctgtgtaaaacatatactggataagttagcagatctttccgctgtggcaacccctgattaataaagtgactaagccgaaggaaaatgaatgaatgaataattatctaTAAATCAAGTCATCAAGTAGCCATATAGATTTGCACTGCCTACCCAAATTTAGCCTTCTTTTGGCCAGACGTTTAGAGTCTATTAGACAGCATTTAAATGTCTCATTGCTTGGTGAGATGTCTGAAGAACAAATACATGTGGCAGGGAAgtgtctgttattttaaatattcattttcagagtGGAAATGTGAtgtcattttacagcttaaaatgatgtttatcatCAGCTGTTTTGTGTTGGTGACTTTTTTGACACGTTTATTGTGTCAATATGCAGCCTCTAGTCATCTTTTTAACTGTAAGAATAGCATGACACAAGAAATGCATTGCATACTTATCATACATGACAGAAACAAGATTCACAGTACTATGTAAATATGTGCTCTCCTAGAattgtttttgtcaaataatactcTTCACAAGAGTTCAATTAATGcatatgttttattgtttgttttgagaGGAGCCACCTCCTGCTCAAGATTTCCTGCCTCAAACAGCCTGAAACGTTCCTCTCAAGACAATAACATGTAGGGTGGCTGTTCTTCACTTCTCCAGGTTGGtgtcctaaaataaaaacagcaattagTTTATCAAAAGTCAATCCAAATCTAATATTCTCTAAGCTAACATCCATAGTCTTGTGTTTGAATTAACCCTCCCAAAATACTCTGCTTAGGCTTCATACCTTGAACCATTCGTGGAGAAGAATCTCTTTTAATTGAATCCGCTGCTCTGGCTTTTGCTGGAGACAGCAACTAATCAACTGACAGCATTCTGTGAAAAACagttgaaacatctgtttacctTGAACTTCACACCTCCTTTGATGTTGCATGTAAGAGTCTTTAAAATAAAGAGCTTACCATCGGACAAGCCAGCTTTGGAGAAGTTGTTCTCATTGATCATGTGCAGTTCTTGAGGGTTGGGAAAGTCCTCACACACCAATACAAACAAGAGGATGCCAAGGGACCAGACTGTTGCCGGCTTCCCATTGTATTCACCCGTTTCCTCAAACTCTGGGGGGCAGTACTCAAGGGTGCCTAAAGGTAAAAGATTTTTGCATCAATTAGCATTTGTTGCTATAAATTCAGAATATCGTTTTTCACAGCTTAAGGGTTAATACATACCGGCAAATGAATCGTAGGGTAATTTCTTGAGAAGGTCTCCACACCCAAAGTCTATTAATTTGACTTTATGAGTCTCCTTGTTGATCAATAGATTTTCAAGTTTGATATCGCGATGTAGAACACCATTGCGGCAGCACATGTATGCAGCTTGAGTTGCCTGCTGCATAACAACACGCGCTAAACCTTCACTTATGGATCCTCCATAGCTTTCTGTGAAAGCATATAGGTCCTCACAGGGTGAAGGGTATTCCAACACCATTATATAATGGTCCTCCTGGTCCTGCCAGTCCAGAAGCTGGATTATTTCTGGAACGCTGGATACTCCATGGGCGAGGATGAGAAGTGCAACTTCAAGAGGAAAGGGCTCTGAATGACCCGACTAcaggaaatacattttttatgatgtTTAGATAGATATATCTTTTATAGATTATGAATTGAATCATAATTTCACAAAATTTCGACAACAGTAGCTTGTCTTATGAGAAATCACTTACGATACATATGTATTCCACATCTTCCGTCTTTGTGACAAATTTCACTGCCACCTAATAAACAAGAAATAAGCAAAGTGTAAGTAAGAATGATTGTACAGCTAACATGTTGTATTTGTTACTATTTATCCAATCCAGAAAAatgaaaggcacctttaagtcaTCGTGTAGACGTCGCCCCTTGTACACTGTTCCAAAGGATCCTTCACCCAGCATGTCATCGATCAGATAGTGGCAAGAATTGATGactattaaaacaaaaccaagGTTAAGTAATATGAAATATCAACCAGTGTAAAACAGGACAAAATGTTTTACTTAATCAgtgtacattttttgaaaatgaggtctgaatgttgaataaataagctttagtTTTACCTATTGCCAAAAATGTATCTTGTGCAACTTAAGACTGGTTttatggtccagggtcacaaatggaAACATTAAAATGGCCTGATATAGtattgcaggtgtgtgtgtgtgtgtgtgtgtgtgtgtgtgtgtgtgtgtgtgtgtgtgtgtgtgtgtgtgtgtgtgtgtgtgtgtgtgtgtgtgtgtgtgtgtgtgtgtgtgtgtgtgtgtgtgtgtgtgtgtgtgtgtgtgtgtgtgtgtgtgtgtgtgtgtgtgtgtgtgtgtgtgtgtgtgtgtgtgtgtgtgtgtgtgtgtggtgtgtttaaGGGACAGTCAACTTACCCTGACTTGTCATCTTTCCATTATTCTCTATTTGTTTTGAAACAGAGGCCTGTGTGCAGACTGGAGCTTGACCACCATTGATGCTCCAGTCTGACGTTGTGTGCTGTGAAGTCTGAGGGAAATTGGCTCTCCCCTCGGAAGCATCGGGGACTGGAATCTCAGTGGCATTGTTACAACAATCAGAAGTGGATGAGTGAAATGGAGGCTGGGTGACATCAATACTCCAGACTGACACTTTGTGTACTGGAGTCCGGGTAGCGTCAGTACTCCAATCTGATGTGGTGCGTGTTGGAGTTTTGATCTTATCAATGCTCCAATCTGACATGGTGTGTGCTGAAGTCTTAGTGAAATCATTGCTCCACCTTGATGTGGTGCGTGCTAGAGCCAGGCCAGAATCAATGCTCCAGTCAGATAAGGTGTGAGCTAAGCTTTCGGCTTCATCACAATAGTCAGGACTAAGCAATGGAGTCTGGCTGATGTCAAAGTTCCAGTCGAATGAAGTCTGAGCAGTATTGCTGCTCAGAACTGGAGAACGGAGGACATCAGGTTGAACAGTAAGATGTTTCTTTACTGTTGGATAGACTTCAGGGTCACTGGCTGAAGGTTCCTGAAGATTGAGGTCTACAGTATGAATGACCTGCTGTAGAGATCCGTCACCTGAAGAGGAGGAAGGTTGTACTTCAGGTGGTGCTGCAGTTGCCCCAGTGTCCTGAGCCTCTCCATCAACCTGAAATGTACTATTTTTTTCAGCAGCACTCAAACAGGAGAACCACCGCCACAACTTGAACCTTCTTTTCTTTTTACGGTTGGCCtcctttctctttttatttttcccctcacTCGCACTATCTTCACCTACGCCAACAGGATGTTTATGAGCTTCCACCAAATTGGTGAGCTGTGGCGGTGCATCGTGATGGTAAACGTGCACACGCTCAAAATCATTGTTTGCCTTTTTGCAACGACAATTACGTTGACCCATCGCTCAACTAGTTTAACCGCAGAATGCCAAAGTCAGAGTTGCATTCGCATTCTCTTAGCTATGATGTCACCGTTTCGAACATTCACATTCAATTCTAAATGTGACGCAGGCTGGGCCGTTTCTGTGGAGCGTTTCTGTGGCCATTTGAAAGTGCCATATTGTTTTTGCATAAAGTATATGCCTTATAATCAATCAATAACTGATCACACATACTCATAGCCTGTATGCAAGCGGCTGCGCGGTAAACAGGCTAAACTTGTAAAACACCAGCGTTACGCCTTAATGAAATGAATTCTGCGTCAGTTTTACAACGAACTAAAACtcgaaattaattaaaataaacagttgtaacaataaaaatcattgaaaaacatttgtttttcactattttacttttttactattttactaaAAACCTATAGAAGACGAAACCTTCAAAAACTATACAAAAATAGGtaaaaacgaataaataaataagttcatAAATAAATTCGTAAATTCCTGcatatttttttgctttatgcaggaatttgtggatttatttactcatttattgttatattagcttatttatttatttattttttatttatttatttatttattttattttattatttatagttttctttatgcatatattttcctatttatttatgctttgttttatttatgcagaaattatttacttatttatttatatattttcgtttttatccatttttatttatgcagacatttatttatttatttgtttatttgcgtatttatttattttatgcctgcattcatggatttatttactcatttatttatttgcgtatttatttattaattattttatttatacaggaaTTTATAGATTTCAAagcttatttatgtatatatgcgcGTATTtagttattctttttttattttgttttatttttgcagaaatgtaaatgtattctccaatttctttatttatttgcgcatttattcatttatttatttatttttgccggTTTCGTCCTTCGTATAAACTCAGCATTCTTTTGATTTTGgatgcatgctttttttttctattgacatAATAATGTTGCtccctttttattcattcattctttattgtactgcgtgcgtgtgtatatgtTTCACTGGTAGTGTTGAGGTTGACATTTTGTATGGGTAAATTCtttaatgaatgtataaatgaatggttTGACTCGACTCTAATAAGTATGGCTGATATTTTAATCCTCATGCTTAAAATATCATCAGTGACTTTCACTTCTATTTTTTGATAGgctacatgtttatatatattgctAAATTGTTTATATCCATTCCCACATTGACACATTTATATTCTAGCAATCTCGTATTTTACTATTGTCTagacaaactttttttaaatttatttttttatttaaacttcaaataacaaacaggcattttcaacttccattgttaaacatatataacattataaccaagcagcatataataaacaaaacagtacaaattaataataacataaaaataaaccttaaataatacaaaagaaaatacattacattCAGGGGGGTCAGTCCATATATGTTGACAAAAGCTTAGAGAGCTTTAAGGCACcttttgtttttacttgttttatagatttatatgacatattgaaatcatttttaaatgctttgaaaCAAGAAGAAACGttaacaaatctacatttgtgtaCATGAAATTTTGCTACAATCGACATATTATTACATAGAAATTCAACTTccttgtttttcataaaaatgccaaatttcacaatgtgatAGTCAAACGCAGGTGTTACATTTTTAGGTATCAACCACTAATACAATCTGTCCCAAAAGGATTTGACACTGGAACAACTATAAAAAAAGATGTTCCTGTGATTCTATATCTTTCaagcaaaaaaatacaatattactgTCTAAATGAAATCTTATTCTAAGAAATTCGTTACATGGATAGATgtcattaattgttttgaaatgtactTCTTTCATTTTAGGTAACAAGGGAAATGACAGGTATCTTTTTCTAATTTCAATAGTGTCCGCTTTAGAAAATCTCTCAGataaaacttttcttttaacAGGAAGAGGAAAATATTCTTTTGTCAGTAGTGATCTCAAGACCTTGTTGTTACATTTAATATCccaaaatgaataattatttataaacaaatcaaCTAGTGTAGGTATTACAGAGGAGTATTGCATTATACCTTTAACTAAATTTCTCAAAGCTACAGGAATAGCTTTGACAACCAAAGAGAATTCTCTATGTGCACAATTACAATTGAATTTTAACTTAAAATGATCATAGCTCAACATATTACCATCATCATCCATTAAATGAATTACATTCCAAATTCCTTTGTCAAAccagtctttaaaaaataaagatttcctCTCATGTAGAACACACCTGTTATTCCAAATGATAACATTATGTGGAGTAAAATTGTGCTTGTACAACATTTTCCAATATAGTAACACTTGCGCATGAAAACCAgacaaaaaatcaataaattttactttttatgtttttgtaatttcattttaatatttttctcactgCAGTAAGcagttaaatttgtgtaattataAGATTACCGTCTTTTATAAAGATTTGACATGTTCGGAGTTCATTTCAGTTAAGTCGACTCAAACTAATTTATTCTCTGTCTTAATACATGTTATGTAGAAAAATAATGTGCCCAATTAATCAAAGGGTGTCAAAATAACTACTAACCAAATTTACTTAGAACACGTACTGTAATAAAATTGTACGCGTAAAACAATGACCAAGCATACTGTAGGACAAATAACTAAACGCTTTCTGTTTGTATaagtttaaatatacttaagtgaggtttaagtttatttctgtgcggcatctaaataaaattatgtgGATGTGTACACAGACAATGGACTGAATGTATATTTTCTTATGAACTGCTTAACAGAAGTGTACTGATAGCAGACTTACTGGGGTTGATGTGTATTGTAGAGCTCAATGTGACAGGACATGACTTCTAAACAATCGAAGAGCATGTCTGACCAGTTTGATGGAATATTGAAATGAATGTCAATTACaaagtaaataacattaatttaagcagctttgtcgttttgttaggagtgaggaactttttttttgagaataaataaaattgaaagttgtaaaaaaaaatactgtttttaaaaaagtaatgaagtaaaagtaaacattaattttaactgTACTCAAGTAGGGTACAAAACATAAaagtagtacttaagtacagcaaTCAGCTAACATTGTTCATACATTGTTCGAGTACTTTACATCTGTGATGTTGTAACTATTTCAAATACCActctaaaaatgtcacaatataatgtaaacatgTTCATCGAAAGATTGTCGTACAAAAAGTCAGTTATATGTAAGTTGTATGCTTACATCCTGACCGATACATTAAAAAATTTTagatttacagcaaaacaaaatgtttgtctcAGGAAGTGTAGTTCTTTACTGATATGACTGTCTGTTTTTACAAAACAGTATGACATGTACTTTTGTATATTTCTAACACTGTTACAATGTTGCATCAAAGTTGCAGAATAGtgaataagaaaaacactttaatatttcaatttgtggAAACATTCCACAAATCTCAACCAAACAAGTTAGAGGTGTCAGCTTTACATACCCTGACACATATTTACCtttcaaaatgctaaatattcaaTTAGTACAATCAGAAGCTTTAACTATTTACCAAAATGTCAAGCACATGATGTTTAACTAAATGtatcagctttttatttcaactttatcataagtatatcactaaaattataggccagaaaatagatttagtatcacataacataaaaataaaacaaaaaaacatcttatTGCTACTCTGCAACAAACATAAGCAAACGGTTTTGGTACCCTTTGTATAAAATTGGTGAATATTGTTATTCGTAGATTATCTGATGgtaaagtgtatgtttatatatctccagaacgtataatgcataacttgattttttaaatttctttgttttaacagaacaaatttaagaaagcctaggtttttaaccaaacttgactttttaaaataacttttatctaATAACCAAATATGAGGTAATGGGTCCTAAACTTGATCTCTTTCTTGACCTCAAAGGCATTGTAATAAGTTATGGAATATGGgttatttcataaatttaattgtattttcttacaaGTATGTTTCACTTAAATTCCAAATGAATATGCAAGTATAGATGTAATCCTATTTCTTCTCAATCATTCTTTGAAAAAGAACACTATCATGAAAGATGcaaatttcagttaaatatgtGACTGCTTTGAGCCCTAATAGGAATCCAAATAAACAATTGTATTGAACAATTCAAACTGCAGAATAATGTTGAAAAGACTGTACATATTTGcttaaaacattcaaattaattgtattgtccattttggcaatgagttttgagatgacttcagctgtgcattatattttgtcaacctaaaacttccatgaaatgtaaaaaatctataatattagtTCTCTAAAATCTTTCATTGTGAATATATTTACGGTATgactctgtatttttatttttaaaataggtatCCCTACATCATCACGCCTATGtcttaaataaaagacaagatgTCAACTATCATGAGTTTTATGACACCATAGCAGATGTTCATAGTACCGCCCCGTGAGTGAAGGCGGGCCTGTTTGAATGCGTAGATAAAGCGGCCCATTATTACTTCCAGCTACCAAGGAGTAATGCTTCTGGCTACAGTCACTGATCCTAAAGCTTTCTACAAGAACCAATTGATCAGGAGTAAAAAGAAGATTAAAGACATAAAAAGGTACTATCTTTGAGGACCACCGCCCCTACTTTGGTCTTGTTTGCACTGAACTATTAGGGCTGAACTATCGCTGTTTAAGGACACAGGCCGCATCTTTAAGGTACTACTTTATATGATCTAAACAGATTATGGGACAAACTTTGTATTGTGATTAAAGAAAAaacgttttcttaaaaatattttcagattttttttctgacagcCACCATGCAAAGATGGTTGATTGCTATTGTTCTCAAAATACTGACGGTAATGCGCATGAAAGGCCCGAGTACGAGTGCAAccctgtttttgattgtcaaataaggtctattgtggacaacatgtttaaacagcattatagggaccatagggtttttcttctggagaagatcaTTAATGATGCGTGTTATTCTAAACATGATTGTACAGGAAATGGCAAACGTGTGAAAAATCTCAAGAGAAATGGACGTTGTGAGAGGGACCTTAAACTCATGGGCCGATACGATAAATCATTTGACACACCTGTGTTTTCATAGCAATGGTGCTGTCTGTGCAACCAATACAAAAATTCTGGAGGTGCTGACTGAATTGAGTGATGAGATGGGGGTCAGGCAGGTTCTATGTATGTCAACATATATAGCAGATATTTGTGTGTCACTGGTTtcagaaaacaaaataacaaatattgctgaGACTGTGTAAGTTATGACCAGCCACATACTAGAACATGACAGAATGCTTTTAGCAGCATTTCTTTGTTGTTTGGTAATATTCAGTAATGTCTTTATTGTTCTGGTGGTGtaccctgtttttttttcaatgtatgacagtatatatgtattttttttcttagttaatttgtctttattatggtaatgcaatccatgtttgttcattatgtactactctatttcagtgtatatttacttgaaataaaagtttatcaactcaagtgtctatgcctttcctgtaaaaaagttaaaaattgagCTAGGTGGAAAACATGATGGTGTGAAACAAATCATAGAAACATTGTCGAAACtgattaaagccctgtattaatgccaagtgtatatttaaatatttagaaaattagaatGTTGCATAGTGTGTCAAGGATTGGTTACTTGTCTAAAGCATAAAGGTATAAACTGTAGATCATTTATTAAAGTTGGTTAACGTTTAAAACAACCCAATAACACACAGTTCTCATGTATAACTGTGTCAGTttgtagtcagtttagaaagacaACCTTAAAATTTTCgcccaatttagttttaaagatgcaCTGACGTACAATTTCATAATTTCTCTTTCATTTGAAAAAGAGAATGAACAAAAGGTATACA from Danio rerio strain Tuebingen ecotype United States chromosome 8, GRCz12tu, whole genome shotgun sequence includes:
- the LOC100001534 gene encoding uncharacterized protein, which encodes MGQRNCRCKKANNDFERVHVYHHDAPPQLTNLVEAHKHPVGVGEDSASEGKNKKRKEANRKKKRRFKLWRWFSCLSAAEKNSTFQVDGEAQDTGATAAPPEVQPSSSSGDGSLQQVIHTVDLNLQEPSASDPEVYPTVKKHLTVQPDVLRSPVLSSNTAQTSFDWNFDISQTPLLSPDYCDEAESLAHTLSDWSIDSGLALARTTSRWSNDFTKTSAHTMSDWSIDKIKTPTRTTSDWSTDATRTPVHKVSVWSIDVTQPPFHSSTSDCCNNATEIPVPDASEGRANFPQTSQHTTSDWSINGGQAPVCTQASVSKQIENNGKMTSQVINSCHYLIDDMLGEGSFGTVYKGRRLHDDLKVAVKFVTKTEDVEYICISGHSEPFPLEVALLILAHGVSSVPEIIQLLDWQDQEDHYIMVLEYPSPCEDLYAFTESYGGSISEGLARVVMQQATQAAYMCCRNGVLHRDIKLENLLINKETHKVKLIDFGCGDLLKKLPYDSFAGTLEYCPPEFEETGEYNGKPATVWSLGILLFVLVCEDFPNPQELHMINENNFSKAGLSDECCQLISCCLQQKPEQRIQLKEILLHEWFKDTNLEK